One part of the Sciurus carolinensis chromosome 6, mSciCar1.2, whole genome shotgun sequence genome encodes these proteins:
- the Irf1 gene encoding interferon regulatory factor 1 isoform X2 — MIFQIPWKHAAKHGWDINKDACLFRSWAIHTGRYKAGEKEPDPKTWKANFRCAMNSLPDIEEVKDQSRNKGSSAVRVYRMLPPLTKNQRKERKSKSSRDTKNKAKRKSCGDSSPDTFSDGLSSSTLPDDHSSYTAQGYVGQDLEMEQVLTPAPSPCVVSSTLPDWHIPVEIVPDSTSDLYNFQVSPMPSSSEAATDEDEEGKLPEDIMKLLEQSEWQPTSVDGKGYLLNEPGAQPTSVYGDFSCKEEPEVDSPGGDIGLSLHRVFTDLKNMDTLWLDNMLPPVRLPSIQAIPCAP; from the exons ATGATCTTCCAGATCCCATGGAAGCATGCTGCCAAGCATGGCTGGGACATCAACAAGGATGCCTGTTTGTTCCGGAGCTGGGCCATTCACACAG GCCGATACAAAGCTGGGGAAAAGGAACCAGATCCTAAGACGTGGAAGGCAAACTTCCGCTGTGCCATGAACTCCTTGCCAGACATAGAGGAGGTGAAGGACCAGAGCAGGAACAAGGGCAGCTCAGCTGTGCGGGTATACCGGATGCTTCCACCCCTCACCAAGAACCAGAGAAAAG AGAGAAAGTCCAAGTCCAGTCGAGACACTAAGAACAAGGCCAAGAGAAAG TCATGTGGGGATTCCAGCCCTGACACCTTCTCTGACGGACTCAGCAGCTCCACTCTGCCTGATGACCACAGCAGCTATACAGCTCAGGGATATGTGGGGCAGGACCTGGAGATGGAGCAGGTGCTTACTCCAG CACCATCACCGTGTGTTGTCAGTAGCACTCTCCCCGACTGGCACATCCCAGTGGAAATTGTGCCAGACAGCACCAGTGACCTGTATAACTTCCAGGTGTCACCCATGCCCTCCTCCTCTGAAG CTGCAACAGATGAGGATGAGGAAGGGAAATTACCTGAGGACATCATGAAG CTCTTGGAGCAGTCTGAATGGCAGCCGACAAGTGTAGATGGGAAGGGGTACCTGCTCAATGAACCTGGGGCCCAGCCCACCTCTGTATATGGAGACTTCAGCTGCAAGGAGGAGCCTGAAGTTGACAGCCCTGGGG GAGATATTGGGCTCAGCCTACACCGTGTCTTCACAGATCTGAAGAACATGGACACCCTCTGGCTGGACAACATGCTGCCCCCAGTCAGGCTGCCCTCCATCCAAGCCATTCCTTGTGCACCATAG
- the Irf1 gene encoding interferon regulatory factor 1 isoform X1, which produces MPITRMRMRPWLEMQINSNQIPGLIWINKEEMIFQIPWKHAAKHGWDINKDACLFRSWAIHTGRYKAGEKEPDPKTWKANFRCAMNSLPDIEEVKDQSRNKGSSAVRVYRMLPPLTKNQRKERKSKSSRDTKNKAKRKSCGDSSPDTFSDGLSSSTLPDDHSSYTAQGYVGQDLEMEQVLTPAPSPCVVSSTLPDWHIPVEIVPDSTSDLYNFQVSPMPSSSEAATDEDEEGKLPEDIMKLLEQSEWQPTSVDGKGYLLNEPGAQPTSVYGDFSCKEEPEVDSPGGDIGLSLHRVFTDLKNMDTLWLDNMLPPVRLPSIQAIPCAP; this is translated from the exons ATGCCCATCACTCGGATGCGCATGAGACCCTGGCTAGAGATGCAGATTAATTCCAACCAAATTCCCGGGCTGATCTGGATTAATAAA GAGGAGATGATCTTCCAGATCCCATGGAAGCATGCTGCCAAGCATGGCTGGGACATCAACAAGGATGCCTGTTTGTTCCGGAGCTGGGCCATTCACACAG GCCGATACAAAGCTGGGGAAAAGGAACCAGATCCTAAGACGTGGAAGGCAAACTTCCGCTGTGCCATGAACTCCTTGCCAGACATAGAGGAGGTGAAGGACCAGAGCAGGAACAAGGGCAGCTCAGCTGTGCGGGTATACCGGATGCTTCCACCCCTCACCAAGAACCAGAGAAAAG AGAGAAAGTCCAAGTCCAGTCGAGACACTAAGAACAAGGCCAAGAGAAAG TCATGTGGGGATTCCAGCCCTGACACCTTCTCTGACGGACTCAGCAGCTCCACTCTGCCTGATGACCACAGCAGCTATACAGCTCAGGGATATGTGGGGCAGGACCTGGAGATGGAGCAGGTGCTTACTCCAG CACCATCACCGTGTGTTGTCAGTAGCACTCTCCCCGACTGGCACATCCCAGTGGAAATTGTGCCAGACAGCACCAGTGACCTGTATAACTTCCAGGTGTCACCCATGCCCTCCTCCTCTGAAG CTGCAACAGATGAGGATGAGGAAGGGAAATTACCTGAGGACATCATGAAG CTCTTGGAGCAGTCTGAATGGCAGCCGACAAGTGTAGATGGGAAGGGGTACCTGCTCAATGAACCTGGGGCCCAGCCCACCTCTGTATATGGAGACTTCAGCTGCAAGGAGGAGCCTGAAGTTGACAGCCCTGGGG GAGATATTGGGCTCAGCCTACACCGTGTCTTCACAGATCTGAAGAACATGGACACCCTCTGGCTGGACAACATGCTGCCCCCAGTCAGGCTGCCCTCCATCCAAGCCATTCCTTGTGCACCATAG